One genomic window of Caldivirga maquilingensis IC-167 includes the following:
- a CDS encoding TldD/PmbA family protein has product MDAETIVKLALKTGFNEAVAVVRVSKWRMLRIANNEASVFNYWIDEWASVYLTKDRRIYTFHTSNLSEDAIKVKLNEALSVISRLNEDPEYVPVTHQGSVSTWDSYDSSIEDAEEKVIDMVKEAIDASLSEGSVRNAGAFTYGVSESMYSDHTGLNLNWKGTFFNLAIRAFHNDPELSSMDALTGRRLSDIDAKGLGSRVGFMLSLASKLPKTSVEGRFRVIMSPLVAGHLYSIISNSWMNAYNVLRNLSPLGVKDIGNKVASEPLTLIDLSADPSRVGSEPVDFEGNQTSNVTLVKNGVLSSFITNNRTASKLSGKSTGNAAHGWLTPSIRHLHIGPGSLKDDPQSMFNELGNGVFVQNNWYTRFQNIREGIFSTVCRDVVLLIENGEPKYVLKGVRISDRFNTLLNNYMDSTGKPTQVFWWDMHVPSTVPYILVDKVNITKSFESR; this is encoded by the coding sequence ATGGACGCCGAAACCATAGTTAAATTAGCCTTGAAAACAGGGTTTAATGAAGCCGTTGCAGTGGTTAGGGTGAGTAAATGGAGAATGCTGAGGATTGCTAACAATGAGGCATCAGTCTTCAATTACTGGATTGATGAATGGGCCTCAGTTTACTTAACTAAGGATAGGAGGATTTACACATTCCATACATCCAACCTAAGTGAAGACGCAATTAAGGTTAAGCTTAATGAGGCCTTATCAGTGATAAGTAGGTTAAATGAAGACCCAGAGTACGTTCCAGTAACGCATCAAGGCTCAGTATCAACCTGGGACTCCTATGATTCAAGTATTGAGGATGCTGAGGAGAAGGTGATTGACATGGTTAAGGAGGCAATTGATGCAAGCCTCTCAGAGGGCTCGGTGAGGAATGCTGGAGCCTTCACATACGGTGTGAGTGAATCAATGTACAGTGATCACACTGGGTTAAACCTAAACTGGAAGGGGACGTTCTTTAACCTAGCCATAAGGGCCTTTCACAATGACCCGGAGTTATCATCAATGGATGCCTTAACTGGAAGAAGGCTCAGTGACATTGACGCCAAGGGCCTTGGTTCAAGGGTCGGCTTCATGCTATCATTAGCCAGTAAACTACCTAAGACAAGCGTTGAGGGTAGGTTTAGGGTTATTATGAGCCCACTTGTTGCGGGTCACTTATACAGTATAATATCCAATAGCTGGATGAACGCATACAACGTATTACGCAACCTATCCCCACTGGGTGTAAAGGATATTGGTAATAAGGTGGCTTCAGAGCCGTTAACATTAATTGACTTATCAGCTGACCCATCAAGAGTTGGCTCAGAGCCAGTGGACTTTGAGGGTAATCAGACAAGTAACGTAACCCTGGTTAAGAATGGGGTGTTGTCATCCTTCATAACTAATAATAGGACTGCGAGTAAGCTTTCAGGTAAGTCAACGGGTAATGCCGCCCATGGTTGGTTAACACCGTCAATAAGGCACCTACACATAGGACCTGGTTCACTTAAGGATGATCCGCAATCAATGTTTAATGAATTAGGTAACGGAGTCTTCGTTCAAAATAACTGGTACACCAGGTTCCAAAACATTAGGGAGGGAATATTCTCAACAGTGTGCCGTGATGTTGTTTTACTGATTGAGAACGGGGAACCTAAGTACGTCCTAAAGGGTGTTAGGATTAGTGATAGGTTTAATACACTGCTTAATAATTACATGGACTCCACAGGTAAGCCGACTCAAGTCTTCTGGTGGGATATGCACGTACCATCAACCGTACCCTATATCCTAGTGGATAAGGTTAATATAACTAAGTCCTTTGAGTCACGTTAA
- the gatE gene encoding Glu-tRNA(Gln) amidotransferase subunit GatE: MVKLDYRALGLKVGLEIHIQLDTGRKLFCHCKPELKNTEPDFRIIRRLRPAMSELSSIDPAALWEFRKMKTMMYEGFNDVTCLVELDEEPPHEPDEESLLLALAVSKVFNAKVFDEVYVMRKVVIDGSNVSGFQRTMVIAHDGLAEFLNYKVPIWTISLEEDAARRIEDKGDVTVYRLDRLGIPLIEVSTGPMEYPPNSIMEVAWLIGRTIMNTRRTKRGLGAIRQDLNISIAKGAKTEVKGVPELSLIPKVIEYEALRQVNLLKIKDELNNRGLSRESYTPDLIDVTSVFSSTKSSIVKRTINEGGIVAALKAPGLRGILGFELQPGRRFGSELADRVRAWTRLGGLMHSDELPGYGISKEEVAAVASRLGVDSFILLMGPQGVELQEAAKVIVDRIKEAFDGVPEETRAAKEDGTTYFMRPRPGAARMYPETDLRPIRITFELLAKADKYVPEPIDKQIERYTSMGMSRELARQLASSEYSIEAEELIKKYEDKVNPTLVASIFVNMIGGMGKNIEQLNIIQVVDKLLELYVNGRVTREAIQDTIQKYVEEGGRRGVEDIINEGGLWRMQYSEVASIVKSLINNGVKDKGKLMSIIMRDYRGRVDSRDVEKAINEFLSSEQKS, translated from the coding sequence GTGGTTAAACTTGACTATAGGGCGCTTGGACTTAAGGTGGGTTTAGAGATACATATTCAATTGGATACTGGGAGGAAACTGTTCTGCCACTGTAAACCGGAGTTGAAGAATACTGAGCCGGATTTCAGGATAATTAGGAGGCTTAGACCAGCAATGAGTGAGTTGAGTTCCATTGACCCAGCCGCCTTATGGGAGTTCAGGAAGATGAAGACTATGATGTATGAGGGTTTTAATGACGTTACCTGCCTCGTGGAGTTGGATGAGGAGCCACCCCATGAGCCTGACGAGGAGTCCCTGCTCCTAGCCTTAGCTGTTTCAAAGGTGTTTAACGCTAAGGTGTTTGATGAAGTGTACGTTATGAGGAAGGTTGTTATTGATGGATCCAATGTGTCGGGTTTCCAAAGGACCATGGTTATTGCTCATGATGGTTTAGCTGAATTCCTAAACTACAAGGTACCCATATGGACAATATCCCTTGAGGAGGATGCAGCCAGGAGAATTGAGGATAAGGGTGACGTGACTGTGTATAGGTTAGATAGGTTAGGTATACCTTTAATTGAGGTTTCCACAGGACCTATGGAGTACCCGCCTAATTCAATAATGGAGGTTGCTTGGTTAATAGGGAGGACTATCATGAACACTAGGCGCACTAAGAGGGGGCTTGGGGCTATTAGGCAGGACTTAAACATATCCATTGCCAAGGGGGCTAAAACAGAGGTTAAGGGTGTACCGGAATTATCACTAATACCTAAGGTTATTGAGTATGAGGCCCTTAGGCAAGTTAACCTACTTAAGATTAAGGATGAGTTAAACAACAGGGGCTTATCAAGGGAATCCTACACACCCGACCTCATTGATGTAACAAGTGTTTTCTCATCAACTAAGTCAAGTATAGTTAAGAGAACGATTAACGAGGGGGGAATAGTGGCTGCACTTAAAGCCCCTGGGTTAAGGGGGATACTTGGCTTTGAACTTCAACCTGGAAGAAGATTCGGAAGTGAGCTAGCTGATAGGGTTAGGGCCTGGACTAGATTGGGTGGGTTAATGCATAGTGATGAGTTACCTGGGTATGGGATAAGTAAGGAGGAGGTGGCGGCGGTGGCTAGTAGGCTTGGGGTTGATTCATTCATACTCCTAATGGGTCCACAGGGTGTTGAACTACAGGAGGCTGCTAAGGTTATTGTGGATAGGATTAAGGAGGCATTCGACGGCGTGCCTGAGGAGACTAGGGCGGCTAAGGAGGATGGTACAACGTACTTCATGAGGCCTAGACCCGGTGCAGCTAGAATGTATCCTGAAACTGACCTTAGGCCCATTAGGATTACCTTCGAGCTCCTGGCTAAGGCTGATAAGTATGTTCCTGAACCCATAGATAAGCAGATTGAACGCTACACCTCAATGGGTATGAGCAGGGAGTTGGCTAGGCAATTGGCATCATCCGAGTACTCCATTGAGGCTGAGGAGTTGATTAAGAAGTATGAGGATAAGGTTAACCCAACCCTCGTGGCGTCAATATTCGTTAACATGATTGGAGGCATGGGTAAGAACATTGAGCAACTCAACATAATTCAAGTTGTTGATAAACTCCTTGAACTCTACGTTAACGGTAGGGTAACTAGGGAGGCTATTCAGGATACTATTCAGAAGTACGTGGAGGAGGGTGGGAGGAGGGGTGTTGAGGATATTATTAATGAGGGGGGCTTATGGAGAATGCAGTATAGTGAGGTCGCCTCAATAGTTAAATCATTGATTAATAATGGTGTTAAGGATAAGGGTAAGTTAATGTCCATCATAATGAGGGATTATAGGGGTAGGGTGGATTCACGTGATGTTGAGAAGGCTATTAATGAATTCCTAAGCAGTGAACAGAAATCCTAG
- a CDS encoding ABC transporter ATP-binding protein, which translates to MQNSNNIIVEVNGLWKAFNDVIVNEDISIHVDEGEVVSILGPNGAGKTTLLRQIYGELRPDKGRVLIMGMNPGKAKDRGIMSVVPQEATPFQLLKVTEHVEMLVRLRGVPKGMVKHCVKEAINAVGLGDYENKLIDELSGGMKRLVLVASAIACGPRLIILDEPTVGIDAQNRRSIWDAIRGARDNGSAIILTTHYVHETEELSDRVYLINRRILMEGSPSELRRRLPWVEVRGDNGDKPIRVNWDEAINIINELVKRRVRFEVKEPSLEDVFIEVFGGGRETE; encoded by the coding sequence ATGCAGAATTCAAACAATATAATAGTGGAGGTTAATGGACTATGGAAGGCATTCAATGATGTGATTGTTAATGAGGATATTAGTATTCATGTTGATGAAGGTGAAGTAGTATCCATACTGGGTCCAAATGGAGCTGGTAAAACCACACTACTTAGGCAAATCTACGGTGAATTAAGGCCTGATAAGGGTAGGGTCTTAATAATGGGTATGAATCCAGGTAAGGCTAAGGATAGGGGCATAATGAGTGTTGTCCCCCAGGAGGCTACACCATTTCAATTACTTAAGGTTACTGAGCATGTTGAGATGCTTGTTAGGCTTAGGGGTGTACCTAAGGGTATGGTTAAGCATTGTGTTAAGGAAGCTATTAATGCAGTTGGCCTAGGGGATTACGAGAATAAGCTCATTGATGAATTATCAGGAGGCATGAAGAGACTAGTCCTAGTGGCCTCAGCAATAGCCTGTGGACCAAGATTAATAATACTTGATGAACCAACCGTTGGTATTGATGCCCAGAATAGGAGGAGTATTTGGGACGCCATTAGGGGCGCCAGGGATAATGGATCAGCGATAATATTAACCACGCATTATGTTCATGAGACAGAGGAACTCAGTGATAGAGTCTACTTAATTAATAGGAGGATACTCATGGAGGGTTCACCAAGTGAACTTAGGAGGAGGCTACCTTGGGTTGAGGTCAGGGGCGATAATGGTGATAAGCCGATTAGGGTTAATTGGGATGAGGCAATTAATATAATTAATGAGTTAGTTAAGAGGAGGGTTAGGTTTGAGGTTAAGGAGCCTTCCCTTGAGGACGTTTTCATTGAGGTATTCGGTGGTGGTCGTGAGACTGAGTAA
- a CDS encoding ABC transporter permease — MRLSNIYTVTKYIMLSSRHWIYASLAFTLMFPILWLILLRVVGNPQYMGYFIVGTVVNTSFLVPFLGTSQDIAYFRRGSAIYALLFSNGADHWDIALGYITQLIALNLPSVVSLLILSTLIIGTSYGVVQVLATVATAVFISLSSALLGYALAMGIRNYRIVNQAAQVIPWPLLLLAPVYYPITILPPVLRYVSLALPTTYMALAINGSLSLNSMELIKGLLGLLAYSSASILIARYAVIRGEVNG, encoded by the coding sequence GTGAGACTGAGTAACATCTATACTGTGACTAAGTACATTATGCTTAGTAGTAGGCATTGGATTTACGCATCATTAGCCTTCACATTAATGTTCCCAATCCTATGGCTCATACTACTTAGGGTTGTGGGTAATCCCCAGTACATGGGTTACTTCATAGTGGGTACTGTGGTTAACACGAGTTTCCTAGTACCATTCTTAGGTACATCTCAGGACATAGCCTACTTTAGGCGGGGATCAGCAATATACGCGCTCTTATTCTCCAATGGTGCAGACCACTGGGATATAGCGCTCGGCTACATTACCCAATTAATTGCATTAAACCTACCATCAGTGGTTTCACTCCTAATACTGTCAACGTTAATAATAGGTACAAGCTACGGTGTAGTACAGGTATTAGCCACAGTAGCCACCGCAGTATTCATATCACTCTCCTCAGCTCTACTAGGCTATGCATTAGCCATGGGAATCAGGAACTACAGGATTGTGAATCAGGCAGCCCAGGTAATTCCATGGCCACTACTCCTACTAGCCCCAGTCTACTATCCAATCACCATACTGCCCCCAGTACTGAGGTACGTTAGCCTAGCACTACCCACCACTTACATGGCTTTGGCTATTAATGGTTCACTAAGCCTTAACTCAATGGAGTTAATTAAGGGATTACTAGGGCTCTTAGCCTATTCCTCAGCGTCAATCTTAATAGCCAGGTACGCGGTAATTAGGGGTGAGGTGAATGGTTGA
- a CDS encoding ArsR/SmtB family transcription factor: MRIGRALSNPLRVRILLMLVKNPTFIQDIAQSLHIPYALAHMHLKILEESGLIEGSYVVEEEPRPHLRKVYRVRDFRLIIDKQLLEQLAGSSK, from the coding sequence GTGAGGATTGGGAGAGCCTTATCAAACCCCCTGAGGGTTCGGATACTGTTAATGCTAGTGAAGAATCCAACCTTCATACAGGATATTGCCCAAAGCCTACACATACCCTACGCCCTAGCTCACATGCATTTGAAAATACTGGAGGAGTCAGGCCTAATAGAGGGCTCCTACGTAGTGGAGGAGGAGCCGAGGCCCCATTTAAGGAAGGTGTACAGGGTGAGGGACTTCAGGTTAATAATAGACAAGCAGCTGCTAGAGCAATTGGCGGGTTCATCCAAGTGA
- a CDS encoding HEPN domain-containing protein: MSSRDEINTLIRRARDFLATARYQFNNGIYDLAVFNLEQSLQLFLKARILEHGVQYPRTNSIRYLLKFLHDIAHDYEKPIISGILSKYLFELGVLEDAYINARYVPREYTREEAEALIKVVEEVMNSV, from the coding sequence ATGAGCAGTAGGGATGAGATTAATACGTTAATTCGAAGGGCAAGGGATTTCCTAGCCACAGCCAGGTACCAGTTCAATAATGGTATCTACGATTTAGCTGTCTTTAACCTAGAGCAGTCCCTGCAACTCTTCCTGAAGGCAAGAATACTGGAACATGGTGTTCAATACCCCCGCACCAATAGTATTAGGTATTTACTGAAATTCCTTCATGATATAGCTCATGATTACGAGAAGCCAATAATCAGTGGCATTCTTAGTAAATACCTCTTCGAGCTGGGTGTTCTCGAGGACGCGTATATAAATGCTCGTTACGTTCCTAGAGAGTACACTAGGGAGGAGGCTGAGGCCCTCATTAAGGTTGTGGAGGAGGTGATGAATAGTGTATGA
- a CDS encoding nucleotidyltransferase domain-containing protein: MYDYLINEAKKRQEIFRNLDKYLRIIKDTVKELDQGAEVYLFGSVAEGTYTLSSDIDVLVVTMLNPGIVLKRLWEVGIRDPFEVHVRTPDKLKYYSRFSKLIKM; the protein is encoded by the coding sequence GTGTATGATTATTTAATTAATGAAGCGAAGAAAAGGCAGGAGATCTTCAGGAATCTAGACAAATACTTAAGAATCATTAAGGACACTGTTAAGGAATTGGATCAGGGGGCTGAGGTTTATTTATTCGGATCAGTGGCTGAGGGAACGTACACCTTATCCAGTGACATAGACGTATTAGTGGTAACTATGCTAAATCCAGGCATTGTACTTAAGAGGCTTTGGGAAGTGGGCATTAGGGATCCCTTTGAAGTACATGTACGGACACCAGATAAATTAAAATACTACAGTAGATTCAGTAAATTAATCAAGATGTAA
- a CDS encoding phosphoribosyltransferase family protein: MLNSKRVVKYNGEAAYSVTVAGLRRLLPIIEIGEVTISNGRFKAYIASDSELVLGDVEFINAVSRELANLVRIHKPEVIVTPEAKAIALAYGVSRELGIGRFVVARKSVKAYMGKYVHVKVNSITTKGDQFLVLDSYAMGYVSNRNVCIVDDVVSTGGTINALEELMRISNAHVVCKAAIWIEGPWINDEEVLHLGELPIFIA, encoded by the coding sequence ATGCTGAATAGTAAACGTGTAGTTAAGTATAATGGTGAGGCAGCCTACAGCGTCACTGTAGCCGGGTTAAGGAGATTACTACCCATTATTGAAATTGGGGAAGTTACGATAAGTAATGGTAGATTCAAGGCTTACATAGCCTCAGACTCAGAGCTCGTGCTTGGTGACGTGGAATTCATAAATGCCGTATCAAGGGAATTAGCCAACTTAGTGAGGATACATAAACCTGAAGTTATAGTGACTCCGGAGGCTAAGGCAATAGCGTTAGCCTATGGGGTGTCTAGGGAATTAGGCATAGGTAGGTTCGTGGTTGCCCGCAAGAGTGTTAAGGCATACATGGGTAAGTATGTTCATGTTAAAGTTAACTCCATTACAACTAAGGGGGATCAATTCCTTGTTCTTGATTCATACGCCATGGGGTACGTTAGTAATAGGAACGTATGCATAGTGGATGATGTGGTGTCCACTGGAGGTACCATTAATGCCCTTGAGGAGTTAATGAGGATTAGTAATGCTCATGTAGTCTGTAAGGCTGCCATTTGGATTGAAGGACCATGGATTAATGATGAGGAGGTGCTGCATCTAGGCGAGTTACCAATCTTCATAGCTTAA
- a CDS encoding SRPBCC family protein, protein MIRLTIEMNANAPPEAIWRIISNVQNMPRYWYLHRDVKVLEKAGSYLRVLINLALPRPFSKEEALVRVSGQELMVMFNFIKGPLKGKHIIKVNNGNVVSTWSVNASLPLLIFKPWIIQRLRDATVNALARLINDAVNLSYLEYQP, encoded by the coding sequence ATGATAAGGTTAACTATTGAAATGAACGCTAATGCACCGCCTGAGGCTATTTGGAGGATTATTAGTAATGTTCAGAATATGCCTAGGTACTGGTACCTGCATAGGGATGTGAAGGTTCTTGAGAAGGCTGGCTCATACTTAAGAGTATTAATTAACCTAGCATTACCGAGACCATTCAGTAAGGAAGAGGCCTTGGTTAGGGTATCTGGCCAAGAGTTGATGGTTATGTTTAACTTCATTAAGGGTCCTTTAAAGGGTAAGCACATAATTAAGGTTAATAACGGCAATGTGGTAAGCACATGGAGTGTTAATGCATCTCTACCATTATTAATCTTCAAGCCATGGATCATTCAACGCTTAAGGGATGCTACAGTTAACGCATTAGCAAGATTAATTAATGATGCAGTAAACCTAAGTTACCTCGAATACCAGCCATAA
- a CDS encoding metallophosphoesterase family protein: MPLTLIYAAASVTAVVMIIYTLINNSPWLINRELKITSINLNSNSILVVSDLHTDANSSDLTVISELTRRSEIDVIVIAGDLFDRRVKVNDNELRVLLHQATLRLGLINTNGSELTLIYVRSESSHDPGIKGGESIKIAKFSNVLVVTVPRIIKVNFPNCSNAVYIAHGDYTVSNGLLAGLINIIPLTLLKLPIVELITRRVLNVNNGDWVIIGHTHLPVISSRFKVANPGSWKGILFVKPYNGYVLIKCINSRLVAKLGRVN, translated from the coding sequence ATGCCATTAACCCTAATATATGCAGCGGCTTCAGTAACCGCAGTGGTGATGATAATTTACACATTGATTAATAATTCACCATGGTTAATTAACCGTGAATTAAAAATTACTAGCATTAACCTAAACTCCAATTCAATTCTAGTGGTTTCAGACTTACATACTGATGCTAATTCAAGTGACTTAACCGTAATAAGTGAATTAACCAGGAGGAGTGAAATAGATGTCATTGTTATTGCAGGTGATTTATTCGACCGTAGAGTTAAGGTTAATGATAATGAATTAAGGGTACTGCTTCACCAAGCCACTCTAAGGCTGGGATTAATTAATACTAATGGTAGTGAATTAACCTTAATCTACGTGAGAAGTGAATCCTCACATGACCCAGGGATTAAGGGTGGTGAGTCTATTAAAATAGCTAAGTTCAGTAATGTACTAGTGGTAACAGTGCCTAGGATTATTAAGGTTAATTTCCCTAACTGCAGTAATGCAGTATACATAGCTCACGGTGATTACACTGTGAGTAATGGCTTATTAGCAGGCTTAATTAACATAATTCCCCTAACCCTACTTAAGCTACCTATTGTGGAATTAATAACTAGAAGGGTACTGAATGTTAATAATGGTGATTGGGTAATCATTGGGCACACTCATTTACCGGTAATAAGTAGTAGGTTTAAGGTTGCTAATCCTGGTTCATGGAAGGGCATCCTCTTCGTTAAGCCTTATAACGGGTACGTATTAATTAAATGCATTAATAGTAGGTTAGTTGCTAAGTTAGGTAGAGTGAACTGA
- a CDS encoding undecaprenyl-diphosphate phosphatase, with translation MNYVINGIILGIVQGISEWLPISSKTQIMMTSIYALHLSFNQAYALGLFLEAGTVLAALIYFRREVWGILKALVLRGSKYDYMMLKYIVVITILTGLVGVPLYLTIADSIRGIGIGLPMIALGLILIADSILIAFSRLRYMPRKSLSDLRMWEVAVIGVVQGIAALPGVSRSGVTVSAMLLLGLNPEDSFKLSFISMIPAAIGASIVPALLTKHLFSTLITDVNTYTIITAIVIAALVSIVLIDALIKFARGRHVVVLTALLGALAILSGVLSMVTGLG, from the coding sequence CTGAACTACGTAATCAACGGTATTATTCTAGGTATTGTGCAGGGCATTAGCGAATGGTTACCCATAAGTAGTAAGACTCAAATAATGATGACATCAATATACGCACTGCACTTGTCATTTAACCAAGCCTACGCGCTTGGATTATTCCTTGAGGCCGGTACAGTACTGGCTGCTTTAATTTACTTTAGAAGGGAAGTATGGGGGATATTGAAGGCCCTCGTCCTTAGGGGAAGTAAGTATGATTACATGATGCTTAAGTACATTGTAGTCATAACCATTCTAACTGGATTAGTCGGTGTTCCACTTTACCTAACAATAGCTGACTCAATTAGGGGTATTGGTATTGGCTTACCCATGATTGCATTAGGCCTAATACTAATCGCTGACTCAATACTAATAGCGTTCTCAAGGCTCAGGTACATGCCTAGGAAGAGCTTGAGTGATTTAAGAATGTGGGAGGTTGCAGTAATAGGTGTGGTTCAGGGCATTGCTGCATTACCAGGGGTTAGTAGGTCTGGTGTAACGGTATCGGCGATGCTTCTACTAGGCCTTAACCCTGAGGATTCATTTAAATTATCCTTCATATCAATGATACCTGCAGCAATAGGAGCATCAATAGTCCCGGCACTATTAACGAAGCACTTATTCAGCACATTAATTACCGATGTCAACACCTACACTATTATTACCGCAATAGTGATTGCGGCATTAGTCAGCATTGTGTTAATAGATGCCTTAATTAAGTTCGCCAGGGGGAGGCATGTAGTAGTATTAACAGCATTACTGGGTGCCTTAGCCATATTAAGTGGTGTGTTAAGTATGGTAACTGGCTTAGGTTAA
- a CDS encoding 30S ribosomal protein S9: MPFVEVQEVNGQRVVIATGKRKTAVARAVIRPGSGVVKVNGVPLTIWPMEVARLKMMEPLALAGRDIVNKVDIDVTVSGGGFMGQASAVRMAIARGLAAYFQSKELLNLYMLYDSTMIKGDERRTEPKKPGLKHARSKRQKAYR, encoded by the coding sequence ATTCCATTCGTTGAGGTTCAGGAGGTTAATGGACAGAGGGTGGTTATAGCTACGGGTAAAAGGAAGACTGCCGTGGCTAGGGCTGTAATTAGGCCTGGTTCAGGTGTTGTTAAGGTTAATGGTGTTCCATTAACCATATGGCCCATGGAGGTTGCCAGGCTTAAGATGATGGAGCCGCTTGCGCTTGCTGGAAGAGACATTGTTAATAAGGTTGATATTGACGTAACTGTGAGCGGTGGTGGATTCATGGGTCAAGCATCAGCCGTGAGGATGGCTATAGCAAGGGGGCTTGCGGCTTACTTCCAAAGCAAGGAATTACTTAACCTATACATGCTGTATGACTCAACAATGATTAAGGGAGATGAGAGGAGGACAGAACCCAAGAAGCCTGGCTTAAAGCATGCTAGAAGCAAGAGGCAGAAGGCGTATAGATAA
- a CDS encoding DNA-directed RNA polymerase subunit N, producing the protein MIVPIRCWTCGRPLGHLWEPFRNRVLAGEDPGKVLDDLHVTRYCCRRTLLAHVELINQVLPYGLIEK; encoded by the coding sequence ATGATAGTCCCAATTAGGTGTTGGACCTGTGGAAGACCACTAGGTCACTTATGGGAACCTTTTAGAAATAGGGTGCTTGCCGGGGAGGATCCAGGGAAGGTGCTTGATGACCTGCATGTAACCAGGTACTGCTGTAGAAGAACACTACTTGCACACGTGGAGTTAATAAACCAAGTACTGCCATATGGCTTAATTGAGAAGTAG
- the truD gene encoding tRNA pseudouridine(13) synthase TruD, giving the protein MPKPTEAPLDLQVGMEYYITDCGGVGGRLRSSYEDFIVEEVLIDGMVISLKAPVNIKPKPGPYTWIIIEKRGIDTISLVVTLSRRLGVKLSDVSYGGLKDTKAVATQVISIKGITPMQLEGLDLGPRVRVVASFSMDKPFTPSEIWGNQFTIVIRGITGDESVFNCVIEQVMERGLPSYYGYQRFGLRRPNSHIIGKLIIMGDFEKAVEELVAKPYPYEDDTIRKARELAGMGEYSKALELLPRSIRYLPERLVLKQLLMDPGNYMNALSKLPVNLLKLYVEAYQSYLFNKALSARIGRGISINRAVDGDLIVLLDEHGLPTGNVIKAEGSMVDKVNSIISKGRATVVGHLVGYRSRFNNGVQGEIELSVLKAEGIEPSDFKVSGMPKLATGGGVRWLSIKPIIHSISVNGSNAKLIFKLPKGNYATTLLREFIKPNRPELDF; this is encoded by the coding sequence ATGCCTAAGCCAACTGAGGCTCCCTTGGATCTGCAAGTAGGTATGGAGTACTACATAACCGACTGCGGTGGAGTTGGGGGTAGGTTAAGGAGTAGTTATGAGGATTTCATTGTTGAGGAAGTTTTAATCGATGGGATGGTTATATCATTAAAGGCTCCAGTGAATATTAAGCCTAAGCCCGGTCCATACACTTGGATTATTATTGAGAAGAGGGGGATTGATACAATTAGCCTAGTGGTTACGCTTAGTAGGAGGCTTGGCGTTAAGCTTAGTGACGTATCGTATGGTGGATTAAAGGATACTAAGGCAGTGGCTACTCAAGTAATATCAATTAAGGGTATTACACCAATGCAATTAGAGGGCTTAGACCTAGGTCCTAGGGTTAGGGTGGTGGCTTCATTCTCAATGGATAAGCCCTTCACACCCAGTGAAATATGGGGGAATCAATTCACCATAGTGATCAGGGGCATTACTGGTGATGAATCAGTATTTAATTGTGTCATTGAGCAGGTCATGGAGAGGGGGTTACCATCATACTATGGTTACCAGAGGTTTGGTTTAAGGAGACCTAACTCACATATAATAGGTAAATTAATCATAATGGGTGACTTCGAGAAGGCTGTCGAGGAATTGGTTGCTAAACCATACCCCTATGAGGATGATACCATTAGGAAGGCTAGGGAATTAGCGGGAATGGGTGAGTACTCTAAGGCCCTTGAGTTACTACCAAGGAGCATTAGGTATCTTCCTGAGAGGCTTGTGCTTAAGCAATTATTAATGGACCCGGGAAACTACATGAATGCTTTAAGTAAATTACCGGTGAATTTACTTAAACTATACGTTGAGGCTTATCAATCCTACCTCTTCAATAAGGCTTTAAGCGCCAGGATAGGGAGGGGTATTAGTATAAATAGGGCCGTTGATGGTGACTTAATAGTCCTCCTTGATGAACACGGGTTACCCACTGGTAATGTTATTAAGGCTGAGGGTTCAATGGTTGATAAGGTTAATTCAATAATAAGTAAGGGTAGGGCAACGGTGGTTGGGCACCTTGTGGGTTACAGGAGTAGGTTTAATAATGGTGTTCAGGGTGAGATTGAATTAAGCGTACTTAAGGCTGAGGGCATTGAGCCAAGTGACTTTAAGGTAAGTGGCATGCCTAAATTAGCCACTGGGGGTGGTGTTAGGTGGCTCAGCATTAAGCCGATTATACACTCAATATCAGTAAATGGAAGCAACGCTAAATTAATCTTTAAACTACCTAAGGGTAATTACGCAACAACCCTGCTTAGGGAATTCATTAAACCTAATAGGCCTGAATTAGATTTCTAG